The region TCCTCCCTTTATGCAGATTTCGATGTTTAACTTGTTTCTAATTCTAAGCCAATCAATTGATGAAAAACTAGCCAGAAATACTCTAAGCACTTCATCGGGTACAAAACATGAGATCATTACTTACTATTTGTTACTTTTTTAAAATTAATATTTTTTAATAAATAGTAATTGTATAACTTTGTTATTAATATACATTTTTCTTTCAGAATAAATTCTTTCTTGCGTGTTTTTACCTAATGCAATTAAAAATGTAGGTTTGCTTAAAAAGCACTCTTTTTCTGATTACAAACTAAAATTAATTATTAATCATTTTTTACCTACTCTAATTACATTCCAAGAAAGAGGAGATAGCTCAGCCATTACTTTTTCTCCTTCATTTCTTGCATTACCATTTGAGTGAGGTTTAACATTATCTGGCTTATCCTCAGTATTAACAGCTTTAAGATCACTATTTTCTAATACTATGTGTTCAATTACCGAATAATCTTCAAACCCTTTTAATTCGCATTCAAATACCATTTTGTCTTGTGCTCTGTTTACTGCAAAAATAGTTAATTCATTTTTTTCTTCGTTAAAAACAGGAATAGAATCTACGAATGGAACTTCTTTAAAATCTTTCGTGTCGTATTTATCAGTTGAAATTACTGGTTGTAAGACCTTTCCTCGACCAAAGTTTGAGGCATGCATAAACGGATAAAAAATAGTTTGTCTCCATGCTCCTCCACCTTTTCTTGTCATGATTGGTGCTATAACATTTACCAACTGAGCCAAACATGCAATTTTTACTCTATCAGCATTCTTTAAAAGCGTAATTAGCATTAAACCAACCAATAGTGCATCTTCGAAAGTGTATACATCTTCAAGTAAAGGAGGAGCAATTTGCCACGGCTCTACTTTTTTATCAGCTTCTCTTGAATGAAACCAAACATTCCATTCATCAAATGATATATTAATCGTCTTTTTACTTTTTTTCTTACCCTTGATGTAATCACAAGTCGCAATAACCGATTTTATGTATGAATCCATATCGATGGATTTAGCCAAGAAGTTTTCAATGTTATCCTCGTAATTATCGTAATATGCATGAAGTGAAATGTAATCAACATAATCATATGTATGTTCAAGAACTGTTGCTTCCCATTCGCCAAAAGTGGGAATGTGCCAACCAGAACTTCCGCATGCAACCAAACTAATATCTGGATCCACCAACTTCATAACCTTTGCTGTTTCTTCTGCTAATCGTGCATATTCTTCAACTGTTTTATGGCCTATTTGCCATGGACCATCCATTTCATTTCCTAAACACCAAATCTTTACTTTATGAGGTTCTTTATATCCATGCTTTTTTCTTAATTCTCCATAATATCCTCCACCAGAATGGTTACAATATTCAACAAAGTTACGAGCTTCATCTATACCTCTTGTACCAAGGTTTAAACTCATCATTGGTTCAGTATTTACTTTTTTGCACCATTCAATAAACTCATTTGTACCGAATTCATTTGGTTCTATGGATTGCCATGCTAATTCAAGCTTTTTCGGTCTTTTATCTTTTGGACCCACGCCATCTTCCCAATTATACCCAGATACAAAATTCCCGCCAGGATAGCGAACTATCGAAACATTCAGTTCTTTCACTAAGTCAATAACATCTTTTCTGAAACCTTTTTCATCAGATTTTGGATGCCCTGGTTCATATATTCCAGTATATACTGCTCTACCAAGATGCTCAATGAAAGAGCCAAATAACCTATTATCCACTTTATCAATTATATAGTTCTTGTCTATGTACATTTTAGCTTTTTTCATACTCTATACCTCCGTTTTTATAAATTAAAGAGGAACATTTATTATTACCACTTTATTTGAATTCTTCATATAAAAAACACTTTATTTTTCTGTTCTTTATATAATAATATTCGGGGTTTTTTTCTCTACATATTTTTTTTACGTTTGGACATCGATTAGCATATTTACAACCTTTCAACTGATATTCAGATACCTCTGTCATTTTTTCTTCATTTTTTTCATTGTCAAACAAGGATATTTTTGTTTTATCAGGATCAGGTTCGAGAAGAGCTTTCATTAAAAACTGAGTATAGGGATGTAATGGCTCACCTAAAATTTCTTTAGCGTTGCCTATTTCTACTAAATTACCTCTTAACATCACTCCTATTCTATCGCTTATATAGTATGCTGTAGAAAGATCATGAGTAATATACAATACACTTAAATTTTCCTTTTCTTTAAGCTGTTTAAATAAATTCACAATAGATATTCTTAAAGAAGCATCAAGCATGGAAACAGGCTCATCTGCTACTAAAAACAAAGGTTTCACCACT is a window of Defluviitoga tunisiensis DNA encoding:
- the arfA gene encoding arabinosylfuranosidase ArfA; this encodes MKKAKMYIDKNYIIDKVDNRLFGSFIEHLGRAVYTGIYEPGHPKSDEKGFRKDVIDLVKELNVSIVRYPGGNFVSGYNWEDGVGPKDKRPKKLELAWQSIEPNEFGTNEFIEWCKKVNTEPMMSLNLGTRGIDEARNFVEYCNHSGGGYYGELRKKHGYKEPHKVKIWCLGNEMDGPWQIGHKTVEEYARLAEETAKVMKLVDPDISLVACGSSGWHIPTFGEWEATVLEHTYDYVDYISLHAYYDNYEDNIENFLAKSIDMDSYIKSVIATCDYIKGKKKSKKTINISFDEWNVWFHSREADKKVEPWQIAPPLLEDVYTFEDALLVGLMLITLLKNADRVKIACLAQLVNVIAPIMTRKGGGAWRQTIFYPFMHASNFGRGKVLQPVISTDKYDTKDFKEVPFVDSIPVFNEEKNELTIFAVNRAQDKMVFECELKGFEDYSVIEHIVLENSDLKAVNTEDKPDNVKPHSNGNARNEGEKVMAELSPLSWNVIRVGKK